In the Hyphomonadaceae bacterium BL14 genome, one interval contains:
- the rfbA gene encoding glucose-1-phosphate thymidylyltransferase RfbA codes for MKRKGIILAGGSGTRLHPMTTAISKQLLPVYDKPMIYYPLTALLMAGLNDILIITTPDQRPAFEQLLGDGANWGVTLSYAEQPKPEGLAQAFLIGEEFLAGAPSALILGDNIFHGPDFAALCREADMRPHGATVFAYQVEDPHRYGVVEFDKNGVAISLEEKPVNPRSDFAVTGLYFYDSKVVEYAKQVKPSQRGELEITDLNKIYMENGSLNIVRMDRGYAWLDTGTVESLIEAAEYVRAIEHRQGIKIGCPEEAAFNNRWIDAKQLHALGEAGAKSEYGRYLMRTAKRANP; via the coding sequence ATGAAACGCAAGGGCATTATTCTGGCGGGTGGCAGCGGTACGCGTCTGCATCCCATGACCACCGCCATCTCAAAACAACTTCTGCCCGTCTATGACAAGCCGATGATTTACTATCCTCTAACGGCTCTTTTGATGGCCGGGCTTAATGACATACTCATTATTACGACGCCCGACCAGCGACCGGCCTTTGAGCAGTTGCTTGGCGATGGCGCGAACTGGGGCGTGACGCTCAGCTACGCAGAGCAGCCCAAGCCGGAGGGCCTCGCACAGGCCTTCCTGATCGGCGAGGAATTCCTTGCCGGAGCACCCAGCGCCCTCATCCTGGGAGACAATATATTTCACGGGCCCGATTTCGCGGCCTTGTGCCGTGAGGCCGATATGCGCCCGCACGGAGCAACGGTGTTTGCTTATCAGGTTGAAGACCCTCACCGTTACGGGGTGGTGGAATTTGACAAGAATGGCGTGGCGATCAGCCTGGAGGAGAAACCCGTCAATCCGCGCTCCGATTTTGCGGTGACGGGTCTGTATTTCTACGACAGCAAGGTCGTCGAATACGCAAAACAGGTGAAACCCTCCCAGCGGGGAGAGCTTGAGATCACGGATCTCAACAAGATCTATATGGAGAACGGGTCGCTTAATATTGTCCGGATGGACCGTGGCTATGCCTGGCTGGACACGGGTACGGTGGAAAGCCTCATCGAAGCGGCCGAATATGTGCGGGCTATCGAGCACCGTCAGGGCATCAAGATCGGCTGCCCCGAAGAGGCGGCATTCAATAATCGCTGGATAGACGCCAAACAACTGCATGCACTTGGCGAAGCAGGCGCGAAGTCGGAGTATGGCCGGTACCTTATGCGCACCGCCAAGCGGGCCAATCCCTGA